The Streptomyces phaeolivaceus genome has a window encoding:
- a CDS encoding response regulator yields the protein MTERVIRVLLADDQTLVRAAFAMLVESARDMEVVGQAGTGREAVELARTARADLVVMDLRMPDLDGIEATRLIAADEDLAGVRVLVLTTYDTDEHVVEALRAGASGFLVKDTRPAELLDAIRTVAAGEALLSPGPTARLIARLLRSPTAPPVLPDGGPEGLSDREKEVLTLVARGLNNTEIADTLGLSPLTAKTHVSRIMGKLGARDRAQLVIVAYESGMVTPGVV from the coding sequence ATGACCGAGCGCGTGATCCGTGTCCTCCTCGCCGACGACCAGACCCTCGTACGGGCCGCGTTCGCCATGCTCGTGGAGTCGGCGCGGGACATGGAGGTGGTGGGGCAGGCGGGGACCGGCCGGGAGGCGGTGGAGCTGGCGCGGACCGCGCGGGCCGATCTGGTCGTCATGGACCTGCGGATGCCCGACCTGGACGGCATCGAGGCGACCCGGCTGATCGCGGCGGACGAGGACCTCGCGGGCGTACGGGTCCTGGTGCTGACGACGTACGACACGGACGAGCACGTCGTGGAGGCCCTGCGGGCCGGTGCCTCCGGCTTCCTCGTCAAGGACACGCGCCCGGCCGAACTCCTCGACGCCATCCGTACGGTGGCCGCCGGCGAGGCCCTCCTCTCCCCGGGCCCCACGGCCCGTCTCATCGCCCGGCTGCTCCGCAGCCCCACCGCGCCGCCGGTCCTGCCCGACGGCGGCCCCGAGGGCCTCTCCGACCGGGAGAAGGAGGTCCTCACCCTCGTCGCGCGCGGCCTCAACAACACCGAGATCGCCGACACCCTCGGCCTCAGCCCGCTGACCGCCAAGACCCACGTCAGCCGCATCATGGGCAAACTCGGCGCCCGGGACCGCGCCCAGCTGGTGATCGTGGCGTACGAGTCGGGGATGGTGACACCGGGCGTGGTCTGA
- a CDS encoding sensor histidine kinase — MSGVTATMGTTRIGPGLVERLRRATGADALRHDAYLAAALAVVDCVAAVVIKGDGRVPDPLGFALLLAVHVPLVWRRRRPVLMLWTLVALVAPYHMLDNNHTAAVAPAMLVLYTVAVSGTARRTLLNGAAVVAFTLLVNALFTPHELPEFLRISGWIVSVLIFGGYVRVHSQYVASVVERAERAERTREEEARRRVAEERLRIARDLHDLLAHSITLVGVQTSVAAHVLAADPDRLDRAAVATALDDIAETCRTARGELRGTLEVLRESDRAGTGDRGPLPGLDGLADLVDAARTAGARVDITVAADGVPSGVGAAAYRIVQEALTNAVRHGGADLAIRVELRAGEGALRVRVTDDGVGGAAGGAMEGSGFGILGMRERARSVGGTLEAGPRTGGGFEVEAVLPLGGPAERPVVVVAAERRAAR; from the coding sequence ATGAGCGGTGTGACGGCAACCATGGGCACGACGAGGATCGGACCGGGGCTCGTCGAACGGCTGCGGAGGGCCACCGGCGCCGACGCCCTGCGCCACGACGCCTACCTCGCCGCCGCCCTGGCCGTCGTCGACTGTGTGGCCGCCGTGGTGATCAAGGGGGACGGGCGGGTGCCGGACCCGCTCGGGTTCGCGCTGCTGCTCGCCGTCCATGTGCCGCTCGTGTGGCGCCGCCGCCGGCCGGTCCTCATGCTCTGGACGCTGGTGGCGCTGGTCGCCCCGTACCACATGCTCGACAACAACCACACCGCCGCCGTGGCCCCGGCCATGCTGGTGCTCTACACCGTCGCGGTGAGCGGCACGGCCCGCCGCACCCTGCTCAACGGCGCCGCCGTCGTGGCGTTCACCCTGCTCGTCAACGCCCTGTTCACGCCGCACGAGCTGCCGGAGTTCCTGCGGATCTCCGGCTGGATCGTCTCCGTCCTGATCTTCGGCGGATACGTCCGCGTCCACAGCCAGTACGTCGCCTCCGTCGTCGAACGCGCCGAGCGCGCCGAACGCACCCGGGAGGAGGAGGCGCGGCGACGGGTCGCGGAGGAGCGTCTGCGGATCGCCCGCGACCTGCACGATCTGCTCGCCCACAGCATCACGCTCGTCGGTGTGCAGACCTCCGTCGCCGCGCACGTCCTGGCCGCCGACCCCGACCGCCTCGACCGCGCCGCCGTCGCCACGGCCCTCGACGACATCGCCGAGACCTGCCGGACCGCCCGCGGCGAACTGCGCGGCACACTGGAGGTGCTGCGCGAGTCCGACCGCGCGGGCACCGGCGACCGGGGCCCGCTGCCGGGCCTCGACGGCCTCGCCGACCTCGTCGACGCGGCCCGCACGGCGGGCGCCCGCGTGGACATCACGGTCGCGGCGGACGGGGTGCCGTCCGGGGTGGGCGCCGCCGCCTACCGGATCGTGCAGGAGGCACTGACCAACGCCGTACGGCACGGGGGAGCGGACTTGGCGATACGGGTGGAGCTGCGGGCCGGGGAGGGCGCGCTCCGGGTGCGGGTGACGGACGACGGGGTGGGCGGAGCCGCGGGGGGCGCGATGGAAGGTTCCGGTTTCGGGATCCTCGGGATGCGGGAGCGGGCCCGCAGTGTGGGCGGCACGCTGGAGGCCGGGCCCCGCACGGGCGGCGGCTTCGAGGTGGAGGCGGTGCTGCCGCTGGGCGGACCGGCGGAGCGGCCCGTGGTCGTGGTCGCCGCCGAGCGGAGGGCGGCCCGATGA
- a CDS encoding MMPL family transporter — MGSGETNVRTRRRAVPWLVLGLWVVLLAVVSPFAAKLSEVQNDRAVDYLPASADSTQVAEIQDRLPGGESTELVLVYHRDGGLTAADRTAVEAQIAEIGQRYRLAAAPEGVPSPDGTTLMYPVASNGPGTDEELRDAFVERVREVAHSEGGLTVEVGGSGALATDAGKVYDSLGGPLLYTTVAVVAVLLIVIYRSPVLWLVPLVVAGIADFLSMGVAYGLNQAFGTTVSGQSSGVMTILVFGAGTDYALLLVSRYREELRRIERPYEAMRVALRGCGPAVLASSGTVAAGLLCLLAADLNSSRGMGPLGTVGVLCALLAMLTLLPALLVLLGRRVFWPLVPAYGSEPKQRRSLFSAMGSSAGRRPLTVLAGGAVLLGALALGTLNLPGSLKQEDSFVDKPESVAAMETLGRAFPGQGTQPISVITPAGRADATIAEIEGRQGIAAVERGRTGGGWTEISVVARSAPQSAAETATIEALRDALPESYVGGPSAEQLDLKDTNARDRLVVVPIVLVSVLLILVALLRSLVAPLLLVAAVVAVWAASLGIGGLVFGPVLGFEGTDPGLGLLSFVFLVALGVDYGIFLMHRMREESLAGAEPTAAALTALRTTGGVIASAGLVLAATFAVLLNMGLVPLVELGFVIAVGVLLDTFLVRTYLVTSASVALRRKVWWPGPLSREPAHPVEPPPGEATDRERVAVGH; from the coding sequence ATGGGGTCCGGAGAGACAAACGTACGTACGCGCCGGCGAGCCGTGCCCTGGCTGGTGCTCGGTCTGTGGGTGGTGCTGCTCGCCGTGGTCTCGCCGTTCGCGGCGAAACTGTCCGAGGTGCAGAACGACCGGGCCGTGGACTATCTGCCGGCGAGCGCGGACTCCACCCAAGTCGCCGAGATCCAGGACCGGTTGCCCGGCGGCGAGAGCACCGAGCTGGTGCTCGTCTACCACCGGGACGGCGGGCTGACGGCCGCCGACCGGACCGCCGTCGAGGCGCAGATCGCCGAGATCGGGCAGCGGTACCGACTGGCCGCCGCCCCGGAGGGGGTGCCCTCGCCGGACGGGACCACCCTCATGTACCCGGTCGCGAGCAACGGCCCGGGGACGGACGAGGAGCTGCGGGACGCGTTCGTCGAGCGGGTGCGTGAAGTCGCGCACAGCGAGGGCGGGTTGACCGTCGAGGTCGGCGGGTCCGGCGCCCTCGCCACCGACGCGGGCAAGGTCTACGACTCCCTTGGCGGGCCCCTGCTCTACACCACCGTCGCCGTCGTCGCCGTCCTGCTGATCGTCATCTACCGCAGCCCCGTGCTGTGGCTGGTGCCGCTCGTCGTCGCCGGGATCGCGGACTTCCTGTCGATGGGCGTCGCCTACGGGCTCAACCAGGCCTTCGGGACGACCGTGTCCGGGCAGAGCTCGGGCGTGATGACCATCCTCGTCTTCGGCGCGGGCACCGACTACGCCCTGCTCCTCGTCTCCCGCTACCGCGAGGAACTCCGGCGCATCGAGCGGCCGTACGAGGCGATGAGGGTCGCCCTGCGCGGCTGCGGGCCCGCCGTGCTCGCCTCCTCCGGGACGGTCGCCGCCGGGCTGCTGTGCCTGCTCGCCGCCGACCTCAACAGCAGCCGGGGCATGGGCCCGCTCGGGACGGTCGGCGTCCTGTGCGCCCTCCTCGCCATGCTCACCCTGCTGCCCGCCCTGCTCGTCCTGCTGGGCCGCCGGGTGTTCTGGCCGCTCGTCCCGGCGTACGGCAGTGAGCCCAAGCAGCGGCGGAGCCTGTTCTCGGCGATGGGATCCTCCGCCGGGCGGCGGCCCCTGACCGTGCTGGCGGGCGGGGCCGTCCTGCTGGGCGCGCTCGCCCTCGGCACGCTCAATCTGCCGGGCTCGCTGAAGCAGGAGGACTCCTTCGTCGACAAGCCCGAGTCGGTCGCCGCCATGGAGACCCTCGGCCGCGCCTTCCCCGGACAGGGCACCCAGCCGATCTCCGTCATCACCCCGGCCGGGCGCGCCGACGCCACGATCGCCGAGATCGAGGGACGGCAGGGGATCGCGGCGGTCGAACGGGGCCGCACGGGCGGCGGCTGGACCGAGATCTCCGTCGTCGCGAGGAGCGCGCCGCAGTCGGCCGCCGAGACCGCCACCATCGAGGCGCTGCGGGACGCCCTCCCCGAGTCCTACGTCGGCGGGCCCAGCGCCGAACAGCTCGACCTGAAGGACACCAACGCCCGGGACCGGCTGGTCGTCGTACCGATCGTGCTCGTGTCCGTGCTGCTCATCCTGGTCGCGCTGCTGCGGAGCCTGGTCGCGCCGCTGCTGCTGGTCGCCGCCGTGGTCGCGGTGTGGGCGGCCTCGCTCGGCATCGGCGGACTGGTCTTCGGACCGGTCCTCGGCTTCGAGGGCACCGACCCCGGGCTCGGACTGCTCTCCTTCGTCTTCCTCGTCGCCCTCGGCGTCGACTACGGCATCTTCCTGATGCACCGGATGCGCGAGGAGTCCCTCGCCGGAGCCGAACCCACCGCCGCCGCGCTCACCGCGCTCCGCACCACCGGCGGGGTCATCGCCTCCGCCGGGCTCGTCCTGGCCGCCACCTTCGCCGTGCTGCTCAACATGGGCCTCGTCCCCCTCGTCGAACTGGGCTTCGTCATCGCGGTCGGCGTCCTCCTCGACACCTTCCTGGTCCGCACCTACCTCGTGACCAGCGCGAGCGTGGCCCTGCGGCGCAAGGTGTGGTGGCCCGGACCGCTCTCCCGGGAACCGGCGCACCCGGTGGAACCACCGCCGGGCGAGGCCACGGACCGGGAACGCGTGGCGGTCGGCCACTGA
- a CDS encoding tellurite resistance TerB family protein, giving the protein MLPGRDPIGDAAALARAGCTSRATGLSRVMGTRIAWTGVGDGEFFCPGCGGDRNYQRLTGRRRFTLLGVPVLPRGETGPVVECAACRHHYATDVLDHPTTTRFAAMLRDAVHTVALAVLAASGTCSRPSLSVAATAVRSAGFDDCTEDQLGALVEALAADTGRVYGEPCGPGLAIELHEALDPLAPHLAPTGREAILLQGARIALADGPYTPAERDALATVGAALTICSDDVTRLLAAARTPS; this is encoded by the coding sequence GTGCTGCCAGGACGGGACCCGATCGGCGATGCCGCCGCGCTCGCCCGCGCCGGGTGCACCAGCCGTGCCACCGGTCTGTCGCGGGTGATGGGCACCCGGATCGCGTGGACGGGCGTCGGTGACGGCGAGTTCTTCTGTCCGGGCTGCGGAGGCGACCGCAACTACCAACGCCTCACCGGCCGCCGCCGCTTCACCCTCCTCGGCGTCCCCGTGCTGCCGCGCGGCGAGACCGGGCCCGTGGTGGAGTGCGCGGCCTGCCGCCACCACTACGCCACGGACGTCCTCGACCACCCCACCACCACCCGCTTCGCCGCGATGCTCCGCGACGCCGTCCACACGGTCGCCCTGGCCGTCCTCGCGGCGAGCGGCACCTGCTCCCGCCCCTCGCTGAGCGTCGCCGCGACCGCCGTCCGCTCGGCCGGGTTCGACGACTGCACCGAGGACCAACTCGGCGCCCTGGTGGAGGCGTTGGCCGCCGACACCGGACGGGTCTATGGCGAGCCCTGCGGCCCCGGCCTCGCCATAGAGCTGCACGAGGCCCTGGACCCGCTGGCCCCCCACCTCGCCCCGACCGGCCGCGAGGCGATCCTGCTCCAGGGCGCCCGGATCGCCCTGGCGGACGGCCCGTACACCCCGGCCGAACGGGACGCGCTGGCCACGGTCGGAGCGGCCCTCACGATCTGCTCCGACGACGTGACCCGGCTGCTGGCGGCGGCCCGGACCCCGTCGTAA
- the leuA gene encoding 2-isopropylmalate synthase: MANRQQPTSMPIHKYGQYEQVDIPDRTWPNNRITTAPRWLSTDLRDGNQSLIDPMSPERKRRMFDQLVKMGYKEIEVGFPASGQTDFDFVRSIIEEPGAIPDDVTISVLTQAREDLIERTVESLKGAKRATVHLYNATAPVFRRVVFRGSKDDIKQIAVDGTRLVMEYAEKLLGPETEFGYQYSPEIFTDTELDFALEVCEAVMDVYQPGPGREIILNLPATVERSTPSTHADRFEWMSRNLSRREHVVISVHPHNDRGTAVAAAELALMAGADRVEGCLFGQGERTGNVDLVTLGMNLFSQGVDPQIDFSDIDEIRRTWEYCNQMEVHPRHPYVGDLVYTSFSGSHQDAIKKGFDAMEASAKEQGRTVDDIEWAVPYLPIDPKDVGRSYEAVIRVNSQSGKGGIAYVLKNDHKLDLPRRMQIEFSKLIQAKTDAEGGEVTGGDIWAVFQDEYLPNPDNPWGRIQVRNNQSTTDKDGVDTLTVEAEVDGAETTLVGTGNGPISAFFHALQGIGIDARLLDYQEHTMSEGASAQAASYIEVAIEDKVLWGIGIDANTTRASLKAVVSAVNRAAR; this comes from the coding sequence ATGGCGAACCGCCAGCAGCCCACGTCCATGCCGATCCACAAGTACGGACAGTACGAGCAGGTCGACATCCCGGACCGCACGTGGCCGAACAACCGGATCACCACCGCCCCCCGCTGGCTCTCCACCGACCTGCGCGACGGCAACCAGTCCCTGATCGACCCGATGTCGCCCGAGCGCAAGCGCCGGATGTTCGACCAGCTGGTCAAGATGGGCTACAAGGAGATCGAGGTCGGCTTCCCGGCCTCCGGCCAGACGGACTTCGACTTCGTACGGTCGATCATCGAGGAGCCGGGGGCCATCCCCGACGACGTCACCATCTCCGTACTGACCCAGGCCCGTGAGGACCTGATCGAGCGGACGGTCGAGTCGCTGAAGGGCGCCAAGCGGGCCACCGTGCACCTGTACAACGCCACCGCGCCCGTCTTCCGCCGGGTCGTGTTCCGGGGCTCCAAGGACGACATCAAGCAGATCGCCGTGGACGGCACGCGGCTGGTGATGGAGTACGCGGAGAAACTGCTGGGCCCCGAGACCGAGTTCGGGTACCAGTACAGCCCCGAGATCTTCACCGACACCGAGCTGGACTTCGCGCTGGAGGTCTGCGAGGCGGTGATGGACGTCTACCAGCCCGGTCCGGGCCGCGAGATCATCCTCAACCTGCCCGCCACGGTGGAGCGTTCGACGCCGTCCACGCACGCGGACCGCTTCGAGTGGATGAGCCGCAACCTCTCCCGCCGCGAGCACGTCGTCATCTCCGTCCACCCCCACAACGACCGCGGTACGGCCGTGGCGGCGGCCGAGCTGGCGCTGATGGCCGGCGCCGACCGTGTCGAGGGCTGTCTGTTCGGGCAGGGCGAGCGCACCGGCAACGTCGACCTGGTCACCCTGGGCATGAACCTGTTCTCGCAGGGCGTCGACCCGCAGATCGACTTCTCCGACATCGACGAGATCCGTCGCACGTGGGAGTACTGCAACCAGATGGAGGTCCACCCGCGCCACCCGTACGTGGGCGACCTGGTCTACACGTCCTTCTCCGGCTCCCACCAGGACGCCATCAAGAAGGGCTTCGACGCCATGGAGGCGTCCGCGAAGGAGCAGGGCAGGACGGTCGACGACATCGAGTGGGCCGTCCCGTACCTGCCGATCGACCCCAAGGACGTCGGCCGCTCCTACGAGGCCGTCATCCGGGTCAACTCGCAGTCCGGCAAGGGCGGTATCGCGTACGTCCTGAAGAACGACCACAAGCTGGACCTGCCGCGCCGGATGCAGATCGAGTTCTCGAAGCTGATCCAGGCGAAGACGGACGCCGAGGGCGGCGAGGTCACCGGCGGCGACATCTGGGCGGTGTTCCAGGACGAGTACCTGCCGAACCCCGACAACCCGTGGGGCCGGATCCAGGTCCGCAACAACCAGTCGACCACCGACAAGGACGGCGTGGACACGCTGACCGTGGAGGCCGAGGTCGACGGCGCGGAGACCACCCTGGTCGGCACCGGCAACGGCCCGATCTCGGCGTTCTTCCACGCGCTGCAGGGCATCGGCATCGACGCCCGGCTGCTCGACTACCAGGAGCACACGATGAGCGAGGGCGCCTCCGCGCAGGCCGCCTCCTACATCGAGGTCGCCATCGAGGACAAGGTCCTGTGGGGCATCGGTATCGACGCGAACACGACGCGTGCCTCGCTGAAGGCGGTCGTCTCGGCCGTCAACCGAGCGGCCCGCTGA
- a CDS encoding M4 family metallopeptidase, whose product MTTNGGHEPVFCTVVPPHVLDKLSQAEDPALAGAARKTLERDAFERTHRRLTTVIGAPSIAAPAGAETGTPHRTIHDARHGTDLPGRKVRGEGEAPGKDATVNRAYAGLGATYELFWKSFERDSIDGNGLPLDATVHYDRDYNNAFWNGEQMVFGDGDGEIFLDFTIPIDVIGHELSHGVTQYTANLTYFGQPGALNESMSDVFGALIKQYTLGQTAAEADWLIGAGLLAPRVTGVALRSMKAPGTAYDDDVLGKDPQPATMDDYVRTGRDNGGVHINSGIPNHAFYLAATALGGHAWERAGQIWYDVLTGGELGKQALFPDFATLTVKAARARYGEGDELTAVLKAWEQVGVRTL is encoded by the coding sequence ATGACGACCAACGGGGGCCACGAGCCCGTCTTCTGCACCGTCGTACCACCACACGTCCTCGACAAGCTCTCCCAGGCCGAGGACCCGGCCCTCGCGGGCGCCGCGCGCAAGACCCTGGAGCGCGACGCCTTCGAGCGCACCCACCGCCGGTTGACCACGGTCATCGGCGCCCCGAGCATCGCCGCGCCCGCGGGCGCCGAGACCGGCACCCCGCACCGCACCATCCACGACGCCCGCCACGGCACGGACCTGCCCGGCCGCAAGGTGCGCGGCGAGGGCGAGGCACCCGGCAAGGACGCCACGGTCAACCGCGCGTACGCGGGCCTGGGAGCCACGTACGAACTGTTCTGGAAGTCCTTCGAGCGGGACTCGATCGACGGCAACGGGCTGCCGCTGGACGCGACCGTGCACTACGACCGCGACTACAACAACGCCTTCTGGAACGGCGAGCAGATGGTGTTCGGCGACGGCGACGGCGAGATCTTCCTCGACTTCACCATCCCGATCGACGTCATCGGCCACGAACTGAGCCACGGCGTCACCCAGTACACGGCGAACCTCACGTACTTCGGCCAGCCCGGCGCGCTGAACGAGTCGATGTCGGACGTCTTCGGCGCCCTGATCAAGCAGTACACGCTCGGCCAGACCGCCGCCGAGGCGGACTGGCTGATCGGCGCGGGCCTGCTGGCACCCCGTGTCACGGGGGTCGCGCTCCGCTCGATGAAGGCCCCGGGCACGGCGTACGACGACGACGTCCTCGGCAAGGACCCGCAGCCCGCGACCATGGACGACTATGTCCGCACCGGCCGCGACAACGGCGGCGTGCACATCAACTCCGGCATCCCCAACCACGCGTTCTACCTCGCGGCCACGGCCCTCGGCGGGCACGCCTGGGAGCGGGCCGGGCAGATCTGGTACGACGTCCTCACCGGCGGCGAACTGGGCAAGCAGGCCCTCTTCCCCGACTTCGCCACACTCACCGTGAAGGCCGCGAGGGCGCGCTACGGCGAGGGCGACGAACTGACGGCGGTACTGAAGGCCTGGGAGCAGGTGGGCGTGCGGACGCTGTAG
- a CDS encoding protealysin inhibitor emfourin, which translates to MRIQVRRTGGFAGIERHAVVDTTGRPDAPVWRALAERALSAGRGSPPLGVPDGFSYEITVDGRVVHCADPGLSEDQRELIRKVLKEGA; encoded by the coding sequence ATGCGTATTCAAGTGCGGCGCACGGGCGGCTTCGCGGGCATCGAGCGGCACGCGGTGGTGGACACCACCGGGCGGCCCGATGCCCCCGTCTGGCGAGCCCTGGCCGAACGGGCACTCTCCGCCGGCCGGGGCTCGCCACCGCTCGGGGTGCCGGACGGCTTCTCGTACGAGATCACGGTGGACGGCAGGGTCGTGCACTGCGCGGACCCCGGGCTGTCGGAGGACCAGCGGGAGCTGATCAGAAAGGTGCTCAAGGAGGGTGCGTGA